One segment of Streptosporangium brasiliense DNA contains the following:
- a CDS encoding dihydrofolate reductase family protein: protein MGKVVMYSSVSVDGFVADENDQPGPLFDWLSSGDVPLDESGALKVSQTSYDYTRSYWDQIGVTIVGRHVFDLTDGWDGKPPSGIDHVVVVTHRPQPEGWDPEAPFHFVDGVEAAVAKAQELAGDRLIEVAAGDVGGQVLAAGLIDEVRMDVVPVVFGSGKRYFGSVHAQHLLEDPDVMIQGNRVLHLRYRVRR, encoded by the coding sequence GTGGGCAAGGTGGTCATGTACAGCTCGGTGTCGGTGGACGGCTTCGTCGCGGACGAGAATGACCAGCCCGGACCGCTGTTCGACTGGTTGTCCAGCGGTGACGTCCCGTTGGACGAGAGCGGCGCGCTGAAGGTGTCTCAGACGTCCTACGACTACACCCGCTCGTACTGGGACCAGATCGGAGTCACGATCGTCGGCCGCCACGTCTTCGACCTGACGGACGGCTGGGACGGAAAGCCGCCGAGCGGCATCGACCACGTGGTCGTCGTGACGCACCGGCCGCAGCCCGAGGGCTGGGACCCCGAGGCACCGTTTCACTTCGTCGACGGCGTCGAGGCAGCCGTGGCCAAGGCGCAGGAGCTTGCGGGTGACCGCTTGATCGAGGTCGCCGCTGGCGACGTCGGTGGCCAGGTGCTTGCCGCGGGCCTGATCGATGAGGTGCGCATGGACGTCGTACCCGTCGTGTTCGGGTCCGGCAAGCGCTACTTCGGGTCGGTCCACGCGCAGCACCTGTTGGAGGATCCTGACGTGATGATTCAGGGCAACCGGGTGCTTCACCTGCGCTATCGGGTGCGCCGTTGA
- a CDS encoding helix-turn-helix domain-containing protein, protein MEYVSRVPRPPLDRLIDDLYYLEGAPPYARLTLPPMPAALLIVNLGAPFRIRAGTDIETAEYADGCVVTMPTRALEFGYPLRTRSVGVHFKPWGLAPFLPMPAAELCDRPVTVEQVWGRPAIAELRDRLATADGPHEMLTLLEQELIRRLCETAGLGLVRHTSSVIAATSGAVAIGDLSVAAGVSSTHLARRFKELIGVTPKRLARTYRFAATVFAINPAGPIDWGDLAGGAGYFDQAHFGHEFRAFTGLTPTRYVEVRRRFLREHPGHALDGWPLPAD, encoded by the coding sequence GTGGAGTACGTGTCCAGAGTGCCGCGACCGCCGCTGGACAGACTGATCGACGACCTTTACTACCTGGAGGGTGCGCCGCCGTACGCCCGGCTGACGCTGCCGCCGATGCCGGCGGCGTTGCTCATCGTCAACCTCGGGGCGCCGTTCCGCATCCGCGCCGGCACCGACATCGAGACGGCCGAGTACGCCGACGGCTGCGTGGTCACCATGCCCACCCGCGCGCTGGAGTTCGGCTACCCACTCCGGACCCGGTCCGTCGGCGTGCACTTCAAGCCGTGGGGGCTGGCGCCGTTCCTGCCGATGCCCGCGGCCGAGCTGTGTGACCGGCCGGTGACGGTAGAGCAGGTTTGGGGCCGGCCCGCCATTGCTGAGCTGCGAGACCGGCTGGCCACGGCGGACGGACCGCACGAGATGCTGACGCTGCTCGAGCAGGAGCTAATACGACGGCTGTGCGAGACCGCCGGCCTGGGACTGGTCCGCCATACGAGCAGCGTCATCGCGGCGACCAGCGGGGCGGTGGCGATCGGCGACCTGAGCGTGGCAGCCGGTGTCAGCAGCACTCATCTGGCACGGCGGTTCAAGGAGCTCATCGGCGTCACGCCGAAGCGGCTGGCCCGCACCTACCGCTTCGCTGCCACCGTGTTCGCGATCAACCCCGCCGGACCGATCGACTGGGGCGACCTCGCCGGTGGCGCAGGCTACTTCGACCAGGCCCACTTCGGCCACGAGTTCCGGGCGTTCACCGGGCTCACGCCGACCCGGTACGTCGAAGTCCGGCGGCGGTTCCTGCGCGAACATCCCGGCCACGCGCTGGACGGCTGGCCGCTGCCGGCCGATTGA